The Polyangium aurulentum genomic interval TTGCCAACCGCGCGTTTTTTGTGGGTTCTGGCGCGTTCCAGCGGTGATCGGGACCGCTTCGATGCCGCGTCGTCCAGAAGTCTGCCCTGCCGCGCGCGAGCCTGCCGCGCGCGAGCCTGCCGCGCTCGATCGTTCGCGGGACGTGCGCGTCGCTCAGCGACCGCCGGTCACCGGACGTACCAGGCCGCTGTTCTTCGATTTTTTGAGCTGGACCCGGAGCGTCTGCACGCCCGTCTTCATTGCGATATGAAACTTGGGCGGGACGCCGAGATACGTGAGCGCTTGATCGATATGGTCAGGCGGAAATGCCGCATAGGCGTCGTGATAAAACCAGCCGAGCGCCGTGAGCACGCCGCGAACGAATGAAGACGCCGTGATCGTCGCGACCTTCGGCTCCCTCTTCTTCGACTCCGCCGCCAGCTCGCCGCGCAGCTGATCCACGCGCTGCTTCATGCGCTTGCGCTGCGAGGCCGTCGGCGCGCCGCCGTCGGTCACGATGAGGATCGAATGCAGGTCGTACTCGGTCAACCATTCGTCCCACTCTTCGTCGCTGGGCGCAGCAGCGTTATGGACGAGGATGAAGTAGTCGCCCACTTTTTGGAAGGCCATGTTCCTCATCCGGCGAACCTCACTTCGTCCCCCCGCCCTCGCCCTCGCAGCGTCTCATCCAATTTTCCGCGGTGGCAGTCTACAGGAGCCCCGTCGCGTTGGCAAGCAAGGGGCATGCGCGCTCGGAGGCAACTTCTGCCGCATGTTCGCGCAGAAGCGGACGCGTGCAAAGGGGTTTGCCCGGTCACGCCAGACGACCAAACCCCGACCCCTCGGGCGCGCCCTGCCGCGCGGTCACTTCTTCAGATCGAGCTCCTTCGAGGGCAGCTTCTTGGCGGGCTTTTTCCCCTCGTAGGCCTTCGCGTCCGTGGGCTCGTTCTTGCTCTGCGGCTTCGGACCGGGGACGTTCGGCGCGGGTTTGTCGCTTTGCACAGTGCTCTTGGGTACCGGCGCGGACTTGGTGTCCTTCCTCGTCTCCTCGGATTTCGTCTCCGGAGGCAAGGGTTTCACCGCGTCGTCGAGCGCGCGCTGGGCTCGCTCGCGCGCCTGTTGAACCGCCGGCTCGAGATCGCCCGCCGGGTCGAGGCGCCTGGCCTCGTCGAGCCCGTCGATGCAGCCGCGGTGGTCCGCCGCTTCGCACTTTCGTAGCGCCTCGGCGCGCAGCGCGCGCGCCCGATCGAGCGGGACGTCGTGCGGCAGCGGCGCGGACTTCGGCGTGTCGGGCAAGACGACCGGATCGGGCTCGCGCCGGAAGATGCGCGCGAGCACGAGGGCCGCCACGGCGAGCGCTGCCACGGCCGCGAGCTCGGCGAGCCATCGCTCCTTCATCCACCTGCGCATGCGCGAGACGCGCTGGCGAACGCGCGCCGCCGGCACCTTCTCCTCGGCCGCGATGGTCTCGAGCTTCTCGCCTTCGCCCTCGCGCGCCATCCACGCGAGCGTCTTCTGCGCCTCCTCCGTGGCGGGCGCCTGCTTCTCGGCCCAGCGCAAGAGCGACGCCTCCTCGACCGGCGCCGGGCCCTCGGGCAGATCGGGCACGTCGCGCACCTCCTCGCGCGCGGAGCGCCGGTGCGCATCGGCGACCTTGTGGCGAGCGATCCCGAGCAGGTACTTGCGCAGCTCGGTCGCGTCCTCGGGCCGCCCCTTCGCCACGAGCGCCTCGCAGAGCACCGTCTGCACGATGTCGTCCGCGTCCGCGGCCGAGACGCGGCGCCGCACGAAGTCGAGCAGGAACTGACGCAAGGCCGGGTCGGCCAGGGGCTCTTCGCGCTTGGGTGCGTCGGTGGACATCGCAGTGCTCTTCGCCCGTTCATCGCGGAGGGCGACCGGAGTGTGACAGGGGCTCTGACGATTTTATTTTCGCACCCTTCGCGGTCACGATGTCGATCCTTCGCGCGAGACGGGGGCATGAACCCCCTGCTCCCGCTCTTTTTCTTTCCGCTGCTCATGGACTCCAGCACGGCCGCGCTCCCCGCGGCGAGCGGCAAGCCCGCGTCGGAGGCGGTCACGCTCGTGCGCATCGACAAGAGCGAGCACCGCCTCGAGCTCGTCGCCGGCGAGCGCGTGGTCAAGCGCTACCGCGTCGCGCTCGGCTCGGGCGGCGCGGGCCCCAAGCGCTTCGAGGGCGACAAGACCACGCCCGTCGGCACCTACCGCATCACGAGCCGCTTCAAGGGCCTGTTCCACCAGTTCCTCAACGTGAGCTACCCGAACGACGACGACCGCGCGCGCTTCGCCCAGCTGAAGAAGAACGGCGAGGTCCCCCCCGGCCGCGGCGTCGGGCACAGCATCGGCATCCACGGCGTCGGCGCGCGCGAGCTGTCCGGCGTGCACAAAGAGTCGGACTGGACGCACGGCTGCATCGCCCTCGACGACGCCGAGATCGACGAGCTCGGCCGCCTCGTCAAGGACGGCACGACCGTGGTGATCACGGACTGACTGGCCACGACAAACCTGCTAGGGTTTGCCGTCGATGGCCAAGAGCTACTGGCTCGTCAAGAGCGAGCCCTTCAAGTACTCGTTCGCGCAGCTCGTCCACGAGAAGCGCACGAGGTGGGACGGCGTCCGCAACTTCGAGGCGCGCAACAACCTGCGCGCGATGAAGAAGGGCGACCTGCTCCTGTTCTACCACTCGAACGAGGGCAAGGAGGTGGTCGGCGTGGCGCGCGTCGAGCGCGAGGCGTACCCCGATCCCACGGCGCCGGACGAGGACTGGAGCGTCGTGGACGTCGCGCCCGTGGCCACGCTCAAGGCGCCCGTGGGGCTCGAGGCGATCCGGGCCGATCCCGCGCTCGCGGACATCGCGCTGCTCAAGCGATCGCGCCTGAGCGTGGTGCCGGTGTCCAAGGAGCACTTCGACCACATCCTCGCGCTCGGGAAGACCAAGCTCCGGCGCAAGTCCGACAGTGCTTGACGAGGGCAGGCGGGCTCGACGACGCTTCGCGCCGTGAACCGCCGCAGCTCGCCCCTACCGCTGTCCGTTCTTCTGGCCCTCGCCTGCGCGGCGCCTCTCGGATCGGGCTGCGCGGGACCGCCCGTGCCCTCGCCCCTCACGGGGGACCCCGTTTGCGCGGACTTCACGCTCGGGCCCACGAGCACGAAGATGCGCGGCGGCTTGCGGCAGCCCGTGCGCGTGACCGTGCTCGACGACGGCGACGTGGTGACGCGCGTGCTCGTCTACGGCCGGCGCGCCGAGTCCGAGCCTTCGCCGCGGCTCGTGCTTCCCGACGCGGACGCCGAGTACACGGTGGAGTGGGGCCAGTGCGAGAACGAGCGCGCCTCGGCGCCGCTCACGGGCAAGCCCGCCGAGCGCGAGGCGGCCGGCTACGAATGCGGCAACTCGCCCGCGTACAAGACCGACAAGCTCGTGACCAAGAAGGGCGATCGCACGCCGCACCCGCTCGCGTTCGTGCCCCCGCCCAAGGCCGATTGCTGGACCGACGAGCGCCCGCCCGAGGCAGCGGCCGACGCGGGCGCGCCCGACGCGAGCGACGACGCCGCCGCAGCGCCGATGGCCGACGCGGACGCGGGCACGGCTGCCGATGCGGCGACGGACGCGGCGACGGACGCCGCAGCGCCGACGGACGCGGGCGCGGCGGACGCGGCGGCGCCTGCGGATGCGGGCAAGCCTGGTGGCGACGCTGGCGCTGCGAAGACCGACAAGAAGCCTGCGACCGAGAAGAAGGCGGCGCCCGCTGCACCGCCCTCCCCTGCTGCACCGCCCTCCCCCGGGCCTGCGCCCACGCCTGCGCCGGCGCCCGCGCAGTAGACCGCTCGGCTCAGCGCGGACGCGTCACCGGCAAGCTCGGCTCCATCCGCGCGGGGTTGAACATGCCCGCGCGCTTGTGGTGGTTCGCGTGCATGTAGATGCCGAACCAGAGCAGGTTGCCGATCCAGTAATAGCCGTGGTTCAGGTTCACGGGCTTGAAGTCGCCGTCGGGCGAGAAGGCGTTGTGCGTCGACCAGTTGAAGTGCACGAGGTGCAGAAAGCCGATGATCGACGCCGGCACGAACAGGAAGAAGAACCCGACGGGGCCGAGGAGGAAGTACCAGGTGGCGATGAGCAGCAGGTTCGTCGCGTAGGAGACGTAGGCGCGGTTCTGCTCGTAGCGCCGGTTCTCCGGCGTGTCGCCGTAGAGGTCGAAGTAGATGCGCTGCAGCTGCCGCTCGACGTTCACGATCGTGTTGATCATGAAGCGCCAGTAGCTCGCGACGACCGGGTGCGGGTCGCGCTCGGTGTCGTCGGAGTAGCGGTGGTGGCGCTGGTGGATGACCTCCCACGAGGCGAAGCGCGTGAGCACCACGACGCCGCACAGCTCGCCCACGATGCGGTTGATCGCGCGCGGGAAGTTGTTGTGCGTGGCGTTGTGGATGAACACGCTGCACAGGATCTGCGCGTGCACGACGAGCGGCAGCGCGATCCACAGCCTGTCGTCCCAGCGGGGCACGAGGCCCTCGAAGCTCGTCGCGTACATGAGCGCGAGCAGCGACGCGCAGACGAGCGCGTAGAAGCCGTCGTACCAGAGGTAGAAGTAGCGGTTACGGCGGAGCTGGGTGAAAGGCAGTGACGTGAGTGTCGAAACGATGGCTGTCACGGTGCGTCTCTCGTCCTGGTCCGCGGCCTCGAGCGCGCGCTATCGCTGCTCGCTCCCGGCCTTTGCTGAGCTCTGATCCCCCACTGGTGCGGAGCCTCGATTAACCCAACTCGCAGGTCGAGTCTACGCGCGAGCCGTGCTCCCGCGCCGTTCGAGCAGCACGCGAGCATTCCACATCCACACGCACGCACGCGCGCGCCGGCGCGAAACCTCGTTCGCGCTCTGCACGGCGTGCGCGGGCGTGATTGTTGAGCCGGAGGAGGGATGTTATGAGCGACCTCCTGTCTTTGTCGGAGGTCGCAATGCGAAGCGCGTCCGCCTTCCGCCGTGAACCTTGGCTCGTCAAGCATCCAGCAGAGTGGCGTCAGATCGGCATCGTCGCGGTCTACCTGGGCCTGCTCGCGGCGATGTACTTCGTGCCCGCCTGCCGGAGCGTCCCGTTCCTCGCGGCGGCCTGTTACATGAGCTTTCTGAACACGGTGGTCATCCACAACCACCTGCATCAAGGCGTCTTCCAGAGCAGGCGCCTCAACATGATCTTCCGCGCGATCCTGAGCTTCGGATCGCTCTACCCGGCCTCGGCGAACGTGCCGTCGCACAACCTCGTGCACCATCACTTCGAGGACGACGGCAAGCCCGACTGGGCCGCGCCCGAGCACGTCTCCTTCGGCTGGAACCTGCTCAACCTCGTCCACTTCCCCAATGTGGCCGGCCCGAACACCTTCGCCGGCGTGAGCCGCTGGATGGCGACGGCGGGCCGCGAGGAGATCGCGCGGCAGTTCCTCTACGAGCAGGTCTTCGCCTTCGGCCTGACCGGGCTGGCCCTCCTCAACGACTTCTGGGCTGCCTTGTTTTTCATCGTCATTCCGCAGCTTTACGGCGCACGTTGCATCTTGCGCATCAACCTCATCCAGCACGACGGGTGTGACACGCGAAGCGACTGGAATCATTCGCGCAACTTCGTCGGCCGCCTCTTCAACTGGGTGATGTGCAACAACGGCTATCACACGATCCACCATAACCGCGCGGGATTGCACTGGTCTCAGCTCGACGAGGCCCACCGGCGCGAGGTCCTGCCCCGCATCGACCAGCGCCTCGAGGAGCCGAGCATGGTCGGCTACCTGCTGCGCACGTACCTCCTGCGCGCAGGCCGCCCCCCGCCGCACGACGTCGCGCGCGCCGAGCAGCAAGCGCCCGCCATCGAGCTCGCGACGCGCGAGGTGCGCCGCGCCGAAGTCGAGACCCTCGCCGCCTGACCCCTCGCCCCTCCCCTGCCCTTCCCTTCCCTTCTTATTCGCGATGCTGTCTTACGAGATCATGGGGGCGCTCGCCCTCGCCATCCTCTGGGTGAACACGCTGCTCATCGTGGCGGCCGCCTACAAGGAAATGCTCGCGCTCGGCGCCTTCGCGCGGCGGCTGCGATCGCTCGGACCCGACGAGACCGGCACGGGGCTCGTCGAGGGCCCGTGCGTCGAGGGCGCGGGCGAAGGCGGCGCGCTCGCGGCGCTGCGCATCGAGCAGGTCGGCCGCAAGACGCGCGGCGACGAGCCCGCGATCGCGTTCGAGGATCGCCCCGCGAAGAGCGAGGTCTTCGGCGGCGCGATCGCGACGACGGGCGGCGCGATCGTGATCGAGGCCCCGCGCGAGAGGGCAGAGGTCGAGGTGTGGCCCGAGAGAGAGCGCGTGCGCGCGGCGGCTGCGTGCGCGTCGGCCGAGGCGTTCGACGCGGCCCTGCCCGACGCTCGCAAGGCGCGCGGGTTCGTCCGGACCGTGGCGCTGTCGATCGGCCTCGGGACGCGGGTGTTCGTGTTCGGCGAGGTGCGGCGCACCGAGGGTCGCCGCGCGATCGGTCCCGCCGAGGATGGGACGCTCGTCGTGAGCGCGATCGATCCGCGCTCGTTCTGCGCCGAGAAGCAGGCGCTATGCGCGCTGTTCATCGTGCTCGTGCTCGCGGCGGCCGCGGGGTGCACGGCGCTCGCGCTGAGCGAGCCGCGCTTCGGCGACCTGAGCAAGCTCGGCGGCCTGCTCGGGCTCGGCTACTTCCTGCTCGTGCAACCCGCGGGGGTGTGGCTGCGCAACGCCGTGCAGAGGCCGAACCGAGCGGCGCTGCAGGGCCGGTGGATCCGCCCCCTTCCGGCTAGCGCGCCTTCGCGCGAAGACGGCGCCTTCGCATCCACGCGAGCCCGATGAACGCGAGCGGCGCGAGCGCTGCGGGCGCCTTCGGCCCCCCGCTCGCGCTGCATCCGCCGCCGCCGCCTGCCACGAGCAGGACGTCCCCCGGCGGCTCGGGGGGCAGCACGTCGATGACCGCGAGCGCTTGCGCCTCGGCGCCCCGCGCATCCGTCACGCGCACCTTCGACACGTAGCGGCCGGCCGCCTCGAAGGTCACCGGGAAGGACGGCCCCGCGAGCTGCTCCTCGAAGGCGCCGTCGTAGTCCCGATCGAGCGCGATCTGGAGGCCGGCCGCGTCCTCGTCGGGGTCGCTTGCAATTACTTTGACCTCGAACTTTTCACCGGCGCGCGCGGTGATGGGCTCGACGCTGATCGCGGGCGGCGCGTTCGTCTCGGGGTCCTTGCCGTAGAGGCTCTTGTAGACGCGCATCTTGCCGAAGCCGAAGTCGTCGTTCGGCACCGCGCCCGTGAGGTCGTCGGCCGTCGCTCCCGCGCGCAGAAGCTCGCGCACGTCGTCGCCGGTGCGCGCGGGATCGGCCTGCAAGAGCAGGGCGGCGGCGCCGGCCACGTGCGGGCTCGCGCCCGAGGTGCCGCCGTAGATGAGCCCTGCGGCCTGCTCGCCCTCGCGCCATCCCGAGGTGATCGGATCATCCGGAGCCGAGACGCTGATGAGCGGCACGCCGTCGATGCGGTGCCCGCGGCCCGAGTACCACGCGCGCTCGCCGGGGTTGCCGAAGAGGAAGCCGTGCCCGGTGTACGCCGAGACCGCGATCGAATGATCGGCCGTGCCCGGGTAGCCGACGAGGTGATCCTCGCTCGCGTGCTCGGGGAAGTGGATGCCTTTGCCCCAGCCCGAGGCCTCGTCCATCACGTACGCGATGAGCTCGAGATCGGCCTCGCCCGCGGGCGCGTCGTCCTTGATCCTGAGCTTGTAGGTGCCGCTCGGGATCGCGGCCGGGTTGTTCGCGCTGTCGTAGAGGTAGATGTCGACCTTCGACGTGCCGCGGCTCGAGTTCTCGCGCTCGGCGTAGTACTCGAGCGTGTCGTCCCAGCCCGCGTTGACCGGCGGGTTGCCCGCGACGTCGTGCATCGTGCCCTTCGGATCCTCGAGCACGATGGACGGGCTCCGCTTCGTGTCGCGCCAGAGCAGGCTGAGGCCGAGGAAGTGGAACGGGCCGTAGGGCGAGCTCGGCGAGGCCTCGATGGGGATCACCGTCTCGACGCCCTTGGGGATCGTGTTCTTGTAGAGCTTGCTGGCGGTCGAGAGGTTTCCCGCGGGGTTGATGTGCGCGACGCCCCCCTTCATCGAGGCGTCGATGAGCTGCTCGAGCTCCTCCGAGCCGTCGAGGTGATAGCCCTGCCACGGCGCGTACTCGTGCAAGACCACGCGCGCGCCGCGGTCGATGCACCAGTCGGTCATGGTGAACTCCTGCCCGCCTTGCAGCTCCACCGCCATGAGCAGATCCGCGTCCGGCGCCATGCCGACGAGCTTCGTGAAGCCGAGGTTGCCGCCCGCGAGCACGCCCGCCGCGCCCGAGCCGTGCTGGATGTCGTGGCCGCCCTTCGTCTTGATGAGGTTCGTGCCGCGCTTGAAGAACGTCGACCCGACGCGCACCTCGCGGATCTTCGAGGTGCCGAGCGCGACGATCTTCTCGCCCACGTCGAGCTTGCCGTTGCCGTTGACGTCGTCGGCCACGAAGATGGGCTCGCCGAACGTGGGGTCCGTCTCGGTGAACCCCGCGTCCACGCCGAACTCGCGCGCGCCGCTGCCGTCCTTGTCGGCGTACAGCCAGTCGAAGCCGAGCTCGTAGCCCGGATCATCGGTGTCGAACTTCGGCTCGTTGTCGTAGAAGCTCGTGACGACCATGTCGAGCACGCGCAACACCTCGGGCGCGCCGTCACGATCGAGGTCCACCGCGTCGACGCCAGGAGAGAAGACGCCGTCGCCGTCGACGTCGACCCAGTCGCGGTAGCCGCCGTCAGCGCGCCAGAAGAACGGGTGGAAGACGTCGATGCCGCCGTCGATGTCGCAGATCGTGATCCCCTGCCCCGTGAGCCCGCCGGTGCCGTCCTTGGCCTTGGGCCAGAGCGCCTTCACCTGCGTCTCGACGGCTGTGGCATCGAGGGGTCGCGGAGGTGAAAACGGCCTGCCGTCGAGCGCGATCCGCTCGACCCCGGGCAGCGCCGAGGCCTTGTCGAGCGCATCCTTCGTCACGCGGGCGAGGACGCTCCTACCGACGCCACTCGGGCTGCCATCACTGTGCCGCACGATCACAGCCCCCGTCGCCTCGAGTGCGGCGAGGTCGGCCGGCGAGGGCTTGGCGGCGAAGCGAACGAGGACAGAGACCTCGGTCGACGGAGGCGTGACACCCGCGTGACGCACCGCAGGGCGCTGGACGAAGGCGAGCGGCGCGCCGCCGCGAACGGGCGCGCGAGGCGTCGTGGGGAGCGCCGAGACGTCGGAAACGAGCGCGGAAGCCGCGAGAACGAGCGCAAGCGAAGAGGCGAGACGACGGCGTTGCATGAAGGTCTCCGGGGCGATGACGCGCGGACGAGATCCGACGCGCGCGCAGCGTAACCGACCCGGTCGGAAGAGAGCGGCCATAGCACGGACATCACGCCGAGCGGACCGAGCGTGCTCTTCCCGCCCAGCGATCCCGAGCACGGAACTTGCCGACGGGCTTCGCTCGACATGGCGACGATCGAACGGACGTGGACCCATTTCCCTGGTCGGCCTTACCCGCAGGAGGAGCTTTCCGCTTACCTGCCCTCGTGGTTGAGCGGCCCGAAGCTCGCCCTCGCGCAGCAGCTCTTCCGCAGGAGCGGCGTGGCGTCGCGCAACCTCGTCGCGCCGCCCGAGGAGCTGGTGAGGCTCGGTCGATCGTTCTCGGCCAAGAACGATCGCTACCGCGCAGAGATCCGCGAGATCTGCGGCAACATCGCGCGCAGCATCCTCGAGGGGACGACCCACGAGGAGCGGCGCTCGATCGACATGCTCGTCACCGCCTCGTGCACGGGCTTCCAGATCCCCGCGATGGACGCCGAGCTCGTCGCCGCCCTCGGCCTGCGTCCGACGATCCGGCGCGTGAACCTCACGCAGCACGGGTGCTCCGCGGGCGCCGCAGGCGTCGGTCTGGCGCACGAGTGGCTCGCCGCGAACAGCGACAAGCGCGCGCTCGTCGTGTGCGCCGAGCTGTGCTCGCTCACCTTCCAGATGGAAGACACGACCGAGGAGAACCTCGTCAGCGCGGCGATCTTCGGCGACGGCGCGGCCGCCGTGCTGCTGTCGGGCGACAAGGCCGCGGGGCGTCAGAGCGCGAGCGGCCCCAAGGTCCGCATCCGCAACACCTACCGCGAGATCTTCGACGGCACCGAGCACTTCATGGGCTTCGAGGTCAACGACGCGGGGCTCAAGATCAAGCTGTCGCGCGACGTCGTGCCCTTCTGCAAGGACAAGCTCGGCGCCGTGCTCGCGCGCGCCTGCGACAAGTGGTGCCTGCCCTCGCCCGTCGCGCTCACCCTGGGCGCCGTTCATCCGGGAGGCCGGCGCATCCTGGAGGTGCTCGAGGACGACGTCGGTCTGCCGACCTCGGTCACGCGCACGAGCTGGGATTGCCTCTCGCAGCACGGCAACCTCTCGTCGGCCACCGTGCTCGTCACGCTCGATCGACTGCTCGCCGATCGTGACAAGCTCGAGCCGGGCACCTTCGGCCTGCTCTCGGCCTTCGGTCCCGGGTTCTGCGCCGAGCTCGGCCTGCTCGAGGTGGTCTGAGCGAGGGGACATGAAGCAAGAGGCGCCGATCGGGATCGTGGGGGGCGGGCTCGCGGGGCTCGCCGCAGCGCTCGCGGCTGCGCGCCGCGGGCGCCGTGTGATCCTCTGGGAGAGCGCCTCGCTCGGCCGCGACAAGGTCTGCGGCGAGTTCCTGTCCCCCGAGGTCGATCTCGACATGCAAGCCCTCGGCTGCGGCGACTGGGTCGACGCGCTCGCGCCGGCCCCGATGCGCGACGTGACCTTGATCGGAGCCCGCAGCTCCCGCGTCAGCCTGCGCATCCCCGGCCCCCCCGCGCGCTCGGTCACCCGCGCCGCGCTCGAGGCCTACCTCGCGAGCCGCGCGCGCAAAGAAGGCGCGACCCTCCTCGAGCGCGCCCCCGTCCGCGAGATCGCTCCCGTGCAAGGCGGCCTCGTGCGCGTGCGCGGCGGCGATCGCGAGGAGCTCGTCCGGGGAGTCATCCTCGCCTTCGGCAAGCGCTCCACGCTCGACGCCCCGCTCGAGCTTCCGCGCGCCGGGAGCAGCGATGGCTTCGTCGCGCTCAAGACCTACCTCGCGCCGCAAGCCGCGCTCGACACCGACGTCGAGCTGTACGTGATCCGCGGCGGCTACGTGGGGCTGAACCGCGTCGAGGACGGCCGCATCGGCGTGTGCGCGCTGCTCGAAGGCGACGCGCGCGCCGACTGGGAGACGCTCGCGCGACGCGCCGAGGAGATCCCCCAGCTCGCCCGGCGCCTCGCCTCGCTCGGCGATCCGTGCAGCCGCGTGCGAGGCCTCGCGCGCTTCGGCTTCGGCGCGCAAGCGGTGGCGCGCAAGGATCGACGAACCGGCTCCGTCCTGCTCTTCGCCGGCGACGCCGCGCGCATGATCCCCTCCTTCACGGGCGACGGGATGGCCGTCGCGCTGCGCAGCGGCCGCCTCGCGGCCGAGGCCCTCTCGACCCCCGATCCCGTCACCACCTACAAGAGCACCTACGCCCGCGCCTTCCACGTGCGCTTCGCCCTCGCCGGCGCGCTGCACGGCCTCTTCTTCCAGCCGTCCGTCTTCTCCGCCCTCGCCCCCCTCGTGGGCCGCTCCCCGCGCCTGGTCGAGCGTCTTTACGCACTCACGAGGGGCTCCTAGCGGAGGGCGCCGAGGGGTCGGGCTCGATGGCCCGACCCCTACGCGCCTCACTTCGTTCGGCGCTACCCCGGGTTGTGGCTGCCGTCATTTCCTTGCCATTTCGACGGGGTTGCCCGTGTTTTCCGGTGTGGCGCGGCGGCGGTGAATTATAGAGCGAGGCATGCTCGACCGGCTCGCGGCGCTGCAAGTGCGTAGGCCCGTAATCCCGCTCTTCGTCGCGGGGATCGTCACGCTCGTCTCCATCCTCCTCGCCCTGCGCCTCGAGGTGCTCACCGGCTTCGCGTCGCTCCTCCCGGAGTCGAGACCGAGCGTGCAGGAGCTCAACCGGGTCGCGCAGAAAACGGCCGGCGTCTCCACGCTCTTCGTCGTGCTCGAAGGCGGCCCGAGCACACCGTCCGACGCGCTCCGACGCGCCGGAGACGCGCTCGTCCCCGCGATCGCGGCCGTGGGCGCTCCGTGGGTCGGCAGCGTCGAGAACGGCGTGCACGAGGCGCGGCGCTTCCTCGGCCCGCGCGCAGGCCTCTACGCCGATCAGAAGGCGCTCGAAGGGCTGCGCGACGACATCGACGCCCGCTACGCCTACGAGGTCAACAAGGCCACGGGCGCGCTCCTCGACGAGGACGAGCCCCCGCCCCAGCTCGACGCCGAGACCCTGAAGAAGCGCCTCGGCCTCGGCAACGAGCTCGGCCCCGAGCGCTTCCCCGACGGCTACTACCAGTCGAAAGACGGCAAGACGCTCATCGTCGCCGTCCGCTCCAAGGTCATGGGCTCGGACTTCGCCGGCGGCACCGAGGCGCTCGCGCGCATCCGCGCCGCGATCGACAAGGTGAACCCCGCCTCGTTCGATCCCCAGATCCGCTACGGCTTCGGCGGCGACCTGCAGAGCGGCATCTCCGAGTACAAGGCCATCAACGACGACCTCACCGAGGTCGGCTACACCGGCGCGCTGCTCATCGCAGGCGTGGTCTTTC includes:
- a CDS encoding RNA polymerase sigma factor — encoded protein: MSTDAPKREEPLADPALRQFLLDFVRRRVSAADADDIVQTVLCEALVAKGRPEDATELRKYLLGIARHKVADAHRRSAREEVRDVPDLPEGPAPVEEASLLRWAEKQAPATEEAQKTLAWMAREGEGEKLETIAAEEKVPAARVRQRVSRMRRWMKERWLAELAAVAALAVAALVLARIFRREPDPVVLPDTPKSAPLPHDVPLDRARALRAEALRKCEAADHRGCIDGLDEARRLDPAGDLEPAVQQARERAQRALDDAVKPLPPETKSEETRKDTKSAPVPKSTVQSDKPAPNVPGPKPQSKNEPTDAKAYEGKKPAKKLPSKELDLKK
- a CDS encoding L,D-transpeptidase family protein, with the translated sequence MNPLLPLFFFPLLMDSSTAALPAASGKPASEAVTLVRIDKSEHRLELVAGERVVKRYRVALGSGGAGPKRFEGDKTTPVGTYRITSRFKGLFHQFLNVSYPNDDDRARFAQLKKNGEVPPGRGVGHSIGIHGVGARELSGVHKESDWTHGCIALDDAEIDELGRLVKDGTTVVITD
- a CDS encoding EVE domain-containing protein, with protein sequence MAKSYWLVKSEPFKYSFAQLVHEKRTRWDGVRNFEARNNLRAMKKGDLLLFYHSNEGKEVVGVARVEREAYPDPTAPDEDWSVVDVAPVATLKAPVGLEAIRADPALADIALLKRSRLSVVPVSKEHFDHILALGKTKLRRKSDSA
- a CDS encoding fatty acid desaturase family protein, which codes for MTAIVSTLTSLPFTQLRRNRYFYLWYDGFYALVCASLLALMYATSFEGLVPRWDDRLWIALPLVVHAQILCSVFIHNATHNNFPRAINRIVGELCGVVVLTRFASWEVIHQRHHRYSDDTERDPHPVVASYWRFMINTIVNVERQLQRIYFDLYGDTPENRRYEQNRAYVSYATNLLLIATWYFLLGPVGFFFLFVPASIIGFLHLVHFNWSTHNAFSPDGDFKPVNLNHGYYWIGNLLWFGIYMHANHHKRAGMFNPARMEPSLPVTRPR
- a CDS encoding fatty acid desaturase; translation: MSDLLSLSEVAMRSASAFRREPWLVKHPAEWRQIGIVAVYLGLLAAMYFVPACRSVPFLAAACYMSFLNTVVIHNHLHQGVFQSRRLNMIFRAILSFGSLYPASANVPSHNLVHHHFEDDGKPDWAAPEHVSFGWNLLNLVHFPNVAGPNTFAGVSRWMATAGREEIARQFLYEQVFAFGLTGLALLNDFWAALFFIVIPQLYGARCILRINLIQHDGCDTRSDWNHSRNFVGRLFNWVMCNNGYHTIHHNRAGLHWSQLDEAHRREVLPRIDQRLEEPSMVGYLLRTYLLRAGRPPPHDVARAEQQAPAIELATREVRRAEVETLAA
- a CDS encoding S8 family serine peptidase encodes the protein MQRRRLASSLALVLAASALVSDVSALPTTPRAPVRGGAPLAFVQRPAVRHAGVTPPSTEVSVLVRFAAKPSPADLAALEATGAVIVRHSDGSPSGVGRSVLARVTKDALDKASALPGVERIALDGRPFSPPRPLDATAVETQVKALWPKAKDGTGGLTGQGITICDIDGGIDVFHPFFWRADGGYRDWVDVDGDGVFSPGVDAVDLDRDGAPEVLRVLDMVVTSFYDNEPKFDTDDPGYELGFDWLYADKDGSGAREFGVDAGFTETDPTFGEPIFVADDVNGNGKLDVGEKIVALGTSKIREVRVGSTFFKRGTNLIKTKGGHDIQHGSGAAGVLAGGNLGFTKLVGMAPDADLLMAVELQGGQEFTMTDWCIDRGARVVLHEYAPWQGYHLDGSEELEQLIDASMKGGVAHINPAGNLSTASKLYKNTIPKGVETVIPIEASPSSPYGPFHFLGLSLLWRDTKRSPSIVLEDPKGTMHDVAGNPPVNAGWDDTLEYYAERENSSRGTSKVDIYLYDSANNPAAIPSGTYKLRIKDDAPAGEADLELIAYVMDEASGWGKGIHFPEHASEDHLVGYPGTADHSIAVSAYTGHGFLFGNPGERAWYSGRGHRIDGVPLISVSAPDDPITSGWREGEQAAGLIYGGTSGASPHVAGAAALLLQADPARTGDDVRELLRAGATADDLTGAVPNDDFGFGKMRVYKSLYGKDPETNAPPAISVEPITARAGEKFEVKVIASDPDEDAAGLQIALDRDYDGAFEEQLAGPSFPVTFEAAGRYVSKVRVTDARGAEAQALAVIDVLPPEPPGDVLLVAGGGGGCSASGGPKAPAALAPLAFIGLAWMRRRRLRAKAR
- a CDS encoding type III polyketide synthase, coding for MATIERTWTHFPGRPYPQEELSAYLPSWLSGPKLALAQQLFRRSGVASRNLVAPPEELVRLGRSFSAKNDRYRAEIREICGNIARSILEGTTHEERRSIDMLVTASCTGFQIPAMDAELVAALGLRPTIRRVNLTQHGCSAGAAGVGLAHEWLAANSDKRALVVCAELCSLTFQMEDTTEENLVSAAIFGDGAAAVLLSGDKAAGRQSASGPKVRIRNTYREIFDGTEHFMGFEVNDAGLKIKLSRDVVPFCKDKLGAVLARACDKWCLPSPVALTLGAVHPGGRRILEVLEDDVGLPTSVTRTSWDCLSQHGNLSSATVLVTLDRLLADRDKLEPGTFGLLSAFGPGFCAELGLLEVV
- a CDS encoding NAD(P)/FAD-dependent oxidoreductase — encoded protein: MKQEAPIGIVGGGLAGLAAALAAARRGRRVILWESASLGRDKVCGEFLSPEVDLDMQALGCGDWVDALAPAPMRDVTLIGARSSRVSLRIPGPPARSVTRAALEAYLASRARKEGATLLERAPVREIAPVQGGLVRVRGGDREELVRGVILAFGKRSTLDAPLELPRAGSSDGFVALKTYLAPQAALDTDVELYVIRGGYVGLNRVEDGRIGVCALLEGDARADWETLARRAEEIPQLARRLASLGDPCSRVRGLARFGFGAQAVARKDRRTGSVLLFAGDAARMIPSFTGDGMAVALRSGRLAAEALSTPDPVTTYKSTYARAFHVRFALAGALHGLFFQPSVFSALAPLVGRSPRLVERLYALTRGS